The window CAGCTGCAGCCGAAAGTAGGACTGCCCAACGGCGGTATCTACAACAAGACAGAGGCTACACTCAAGAGCTTCCTTGCCCGTCTTGCCTTCGACTTCGACAAGCGTATCAGTGAGCACGACCTAAAAGCCTTCGCTTTCTCAGAGTTCCGTTCGGCAGTTCGCACAACCAATCCTTTCCAAGGCTATGGAATACAGTATGACCGTGGTAATCAGGTTTATACAGACCCCTTGATATTCAATAAGCTGATTAATGAGGGTAGCGATTATTTCAATCTGCATAAGCGCACTGACCGTGGTATCACCTTCTCTTTCAATGGTACATACGGCTATGCTGGTAAGTATGTGTTCAATACCGTTCTTAATGTCGAAGGTTCTAACACCTCTGGCAAGGGTGCACGTGCCCTGTGGCTACCTACTTGGAATGTCGGAGGAAAGTGGAACATAGATCAGGAAGACTTCCTGAAGGAGAACAAGACCATCTCCCGTCTTGCCCTGCGTGTCAGCTATGGTCTTACAGCGAAGATGAACGAAGAGGCTATCAATGCCAATGCTATCTATAAGAGCGGTATTGTGAACCGTCATTCCTTAGACGACAGAGAGAGCAAATTCAATATCCTGCATCTTGAGAATCGTGACCTTACGTGGGAAAAGATGTACGAGTTGAATATTGGTGCTGAGTTAGGGCTCTTCGACAATCGTATCAGTACTACGCTGGATATCTATCAGCGTAATACCTTCGACCTCATCGACCTTGTCCGTACATCTGGTGTTGGCGGTCAGTATTATAAGTATGCTAACTTCGGTGATATGCGTACAAGAGGTATAGAGTTGGGTATTCATACAAAGAACATTGTCACAGAGGACTTCAAATGGTCAACCAGTCTCACGGTGAGTGCAATGGATCAGAAGATTACACGTCTTCTCAACAGTCCGAATGCTTTTGATATGGTAGCAGGAAGAGGTAGAGGCAACATCGTGGACTATCCTCGTGGCTCGCTCTTCTCTTTCAACTTCCAAGGACTAAACAATCAGGGACTTCCAACATTCGACTTTGGACGCTATCCAAGCAATCAGAGCGAACTCTCAAAGATTGCTGGTGCCGACTTCCTTGATGCACAGTATGCTAAGTCCTATCTTATCTATCACGGCCCTATCGAGCCACGTGTCATAGGTGGTTTGTCCAATACACTGAAGTACAAGAATTGGGAGCTATCTTTCTTCCTCACAGTGCAGGCAGGTAACAAGATTCGTCTAAACCCTACCTTCGACCCAGAGTTTGCTGACTTAAATATCTTCTCTAAGTCTTATTATAACCGCTGGCTCAATCCTGGTGACGAGTACAAGACCGATGTCCCTGTACTCCCTTCTCAGGAACTTATTGCGGCTGTGGGTAAGGAGAATATCGAGCGTGCCTACAATACATACGACTATTCGCAGCAACGCGTAGCTGACGGTAGTTTCGTACGCATGAAGAATATCTCTTTGGTGTATACCGTTCCAGAAAGTTTCCTTAAGAAGATACGCCTCCACTCAATGAACCTGAACCTGAATATGACAAATCCTTTCCTGATATACTCAGACAAGAAACTTAAAGGACAGGACCCAGAGTATTATAAGTCAGGTGGTGTGTCAATGCCTACACCAAAACAGTATACAGTAACGTTGAACGTTGGTTTCTAACAAAATAGAATATGAGTACAAAGATATATTTACTACTGTTTGCAGCGGCTGCCTTCCTTTTCAGCAGCTGTAATAACTACCTCGATAAGAGTCCCGACTCGGAACTCGATGTAGAGATTGATACTGAGGAGAAGATTGCCGAACTCCTTACGGGTGCTTATCCCGAAGCAAGCTATATCCCCTTTCTCGAGCCACGCACAGACAACGTGGAGGAACGTGCAAACGGTATTCACTCACAACTGAATGAGTCAATGTTCTTCTGGGAGGATTATGATCAGGAAGACCTTGACACACCACTGAACTACTGGAATGCCTGCTATAAAGGTATTGCGCAGGCAAATAAGGCACTCGAACTGCTCAGCCGCTATCCTAAGACTGACCGCGTGAAGGCCTTATATGGTGAGGCCTTCTTGCTGAGAGCCTATCTCCATTTTATGCTCGTCAACATCTGGGCAGAGCCTTATGGTGGAAAGGCTACCGATATGGGTATTCCTTATATCACAAAGCCTGAGAAGCATGCCCTTGTCGACTATGAGCGTGGGACTGTCAGTGAGGTCTATGAACAGATAGAGAAGGATTTGAAGTTGGGTATATCCCTTGTTTCAGATAAGTATTATAAGCATCCAAAGTTCCATTTCAACAAGAAGGCTGCCTATGCCTTTGCTTCCCGTTTCTACTTGATGAAGGGCGACTGGAAGTCGGTGGTTGCCTATGCTGATTATGTTTTAGGCGGTGACCCTAAGCAGCAGCTTCGTCCGTGGCGACAGTATGCTAACGAGTATGAGTTTAACCATAAAAACCTCTTCCGTCGTTATAATGCTACTGATGAGCCTGCTAATCTGCTAATGACAACAACCGAGTCACGTCTGGCTCGCACATTACCTACGGAGAAGTATGGCCCGACGATTGGAACCGTTGACAAGGTTTTTACACAAACAGGAATCGAAGGTGCACGTGACTATGAAAAGATGAACTTCATCGGTACTTATATCTTCACCGCATCTCCTGCCCCAGTAACGACAGGTCGCTATCTGGCTAAGTTTGATGAGCTTTCTAATGTAGAGAGCATAGGTTCAAAGCCTCGTGGTCTTTATGTGACCAATGTGCTCTTCACCGTTGACGAGGTACTGTTGAATCGTATGGAAGCGTATGCAATGCTCAAGGAGTATAATCGTGCCATCGATGACTACCTGCAGTATATGCAGGGTAAGTTTGGCTTCTTCCCTTCTATCGAACGTGCTGTTTATACATCAACCAACAGCAACAACTATAATATCTACACACCGTTCTATGGCTTGACGTTAAAGCAGCTGGCAATGGTAAAGCTCTTTCTTGACTTCCGTCGTAAGGAATTCTATCAGGAAGGACTTCGCTGGTTTGATATCCGCCGTTTCCATCTGGCTGTGAAACGTTCTTCAAAGAGTTCATACTACTTCCCATTGGAGAAAGATGACCCTCGCAAGGTTCTACAGATACCAGCTGAGGCTATCCAGCGTGGTCTTGCGCCTAATCCAAGGGAGCGTAATGAGCCTATCAGATAAGGTGAACGAATATAAAGCATAACAGTCAGTATAACAGGTTGTCACACTGTCTTATAACTGACAAAGAAAAGTAATCAAACAAATATGAAGAAGATATTTATAGCCCTCCTCGCAGCAGTCATCCTTGTAGGATGTGGCGACGAAAAGCTGAACGACAGAAGCGTGGTTGATGAGGGTAGGAAACAAATAGAGAGCACTGAGCTTGACAAGTGGATTCTCGACAATATCACAAAGCCATACGGCATTGAGGTGGTCTACCGCTGGGAGAAGAATGCAAGTGCAACGGGTACGTTCATCTATCCGCCAAAGATAGAAAAGGTGCGTGCCGTGCTTGAAGCCGTGAAGACACTCGGACTGGAAACATACGAACTGGACGAGGTTGGCGGGAAGGGGTTCCTGCGAGGACGTGCACCCATCAGACTCTATCTCTATGGTGGAGCTAATCCTGATGAGAACGGTGTAGAGCGACTCTATAACCACCGCTTGACAGCGGCAGAGATGTGTCTTTACCACGTCAATAACTTTGAGGCAAGTGATTCCGACAAAGTCTATGTCCTTATGCGCAGCGTACATCATCAGTTGGCTAAGCGTCTTATGCAGCTGATACCCTATAACCGTGACAAATTCCTCAGCATTAGTGGCAACCGTTATACAGGTTCAACGGAGTTGATATCTGCCCCACTGAGCTATGCCCGTACAGGAAAGGAGAAGTTCGGACTTGATGGTTATGCCAACAAACGTGGCTTCTATACGATGCTCTCCTTCCTCTCGGCTGAAGATGACTTTGCTGAAATCATCAGTGCGACGCTGACCTCTAAGCCTAAGGAACTGGCTGACGCGGCCCTTACTGCTCAGACTCCTGATACGGACATTGACCCAGAGGTATCACAGCGTTACGCCAAGGAGGCCGAACAGGCTTACAAGGAATTTATGGCGAAGCAGGCTTTTGTCAATGAGTATGTACAAAAGTCTTGGCAGGTCAACCTCAAGCAAATGCAGGATATCTGTGTCCGCAGACTATACTCTTACGTAAAACAGCATTAAAGAAATGAATTACAGAAATATATTCCGATACTACTTAATGCTGCCTCTGTTGCTACTGGCAGCCTGCTCGTCTAATGATGATGACTTCGATAAGTCACCATCACAACGCAGCAGCGAAAGCATTGCATCCTTGAAAGATGAACTTGTAAACGCACCACACGGTTGGAGGGTAATCTATTTCCCAAAGACAGACTCACTGTTATTCTCTAATCCCTCAGAACTGATACCACACAGCGGATTCAGAGGCCGTTATGGTTATGGTGGTGACTGCTTTACGATGAAGTTCAATACTGATAACACGGTAGAGATGCGTGCTGACTACACTGCTCAATCAGTGGCAACTGCACAGAGAAGTGAGTACCTTGTCAGCCGAAACAGCTATACACAGTTGAGCTTCATTACCTATAACTACCTGCACCAGCTGGTCAATGATCGTTTTGCGGGCTCTTCCGACTTCCTTTATGTGGGTAAGAATGAGGATGGAGAACTGGTATTCCGCACAGCTTCCTATCTACAGCCAGCCCGTGAGTATATTGTCTTCACGAAACTAAAAAGCACGGAGGACACACTACTGACGGTACAGAAGGCCTACGAGAACCGTACTTTCTTTGAGCAGATGATTAATCCACAGTTGCTTATCCATCGAGGTGGCCGCACCTATTTCCGTAGTGACCTCTATATTAAGCGCAAAGTAGAGACCAACGAGGCACTGCTGAGAGAAATAGAAGAAAAGAAGTATTATCTCTTCCTCTTCACCCAGAAGAAGAACCCGATACCAGACTATCCTGCAAAGGAGATAACTGGTTTAGGCTCTGGCTACTCTGGTACAGAACAGGGACTCACCTTCCGTGCTGGGTTACGTTACGATAGCAAGACCATGTTCTTCGACTTTGAACGTGTTGGTGACCGCTTTGTAGCAGAACTTGTTTCGGTTTATGACCCACTTCTACGTCGTAGCCGTCTTGTCAGCAAGCACCTCCATCCCGAAGGAGAATTCACGGGTATCCGTGCAGAGATTTACGATGCTCCAGTGGAATAATACCATTGAAGACATAACGAACCAATAAGAAAGTAAAAGTAATGAAAATGATACGAAGTAAATATGCTGTTCTCTTCCTCGCACTGCTTGCCATGGGTTGTTCACGAAGCAGCGAGGATTATCCAGAGGAAGATTATAATAAGCTCTTTCCCTTTGGTGGAATAGAGAAGCCGAAGATATCGTATGAAGACCAAGTTGTACAGCTGGGCGACCCATACGCCTCTGTATCTGACTTTGTTTACCCTGGCGTTGAAATCACACAAAACGTTAGAACCTATAAGGTTACGCTGACCTGCTCATTCAAGGAACACACCAGTACGGATGAGGCTGGCACAGCAGGCAAAGTGGATTCACGCTATGTCATCCGCTATGTTGATACGGATAAGAAATTACGTACGATAGCAACTGACAAACGTGCACAGGGAACAGACTTCCTGCTGACAAACAATAAGGAACATACCGTGACTTTCACAGCGCAGTCAGGCTTCCCGATGTATCTCTGGGTGAACGGTGTCGGTCCTCAGAACTCTTCTGTGCACGCCACCATCTCGGCTGTGTCAGAAGACGGCTTCACCATCGTAAAGCCCTTAGCCGTACACGAATATCAGAATCAAGAGGGTATTGATAAGATTAAGGCACCCTTCTGTGCTTATATCATCCTCCCGTAATATACAAAAGAATGAAACAGAAAACTTTTATCTATAGCCTCCTGCTCCTACTTGTTTCGGCATTATCATCGTGCAGTCAGTGGGAAGGAGAAACAGTAGAATCGGCTTACCGAGAACCACAGATTCCTGACCCTTCCTATCAGTTTAAGCGCAACGGAAGCAGCAGTGTAGACTATCTCGAGTGTAGCTTACTACGTGACCCGCTCGACTATATCTACAGTAGCTATCTCAGACCGGCTAACATCATGTATGAAGGTACGATGGCACGTGTCAAAGGATACTATAATGATGGTGAGTTTGGTTTGAAACCACGGGAAGAATTAGCAGCTTCATCGCTCCATAAGGCTGATAGAACACGTATTCTGAAAGATGTAGAAGATATCTTCGAGACCACTGGAAAGCTTAGCGGAATGGGACAACCAAGTCCTGGAACCTATAGAAATCATAGAGCTGTACAAGGTGAAGGTGGCTATGTAGGTATCCACATCGGCGATGTGAATATTGCCTTCGCCAACGAAAAGGGACTAATCGTTGCTGAAATGTTCAATGGTATTGTCTGGGGAGGTATCTACTTAGACAAGGTTCTAAACGTACACCTCAACGATAGCCTTTACAAGGATGCCCGTCTGCGCACAGAACATGAGCGTATTGCCCTACTACCGGGACGCAATTATACAGAGTTAGAACATCACTGGGACCTTGCCTACGGCTATTATCAGTATTGGTTGCCTTACGTGCAGGCTGGCGGATTGCCTGTATTGCGTGAGAGCCGTATCAAGCTCTACAATGCTTTTGCTCGTGGCAGACTGGCTTTGACAGAGTATCGCTATGAGGAAGTATTGCAGCAGCTGCAAGTAATAAGGGCTGAACTATCGAAGGTGGCGGCTGTAAGAGCAATGAACCTGCTGGTGAGTGATATTACGGTGGGCAATCTGGAGGAGGATATCAACAATGCGCTGGTTTTCCTTTCACAAGGCTGTGGTGCCGTCTATGGTTTACAATTCACGGTGCAGGAATCGGGCAAACCTCATTTGAGTTATGACCAAGTGATGGCATATATCAACGAACTGACTGCTGGTAACGGACTTTGGGATAAGGAGCGTCTCTTAAGAGATGAGGCTACGACAGGTTCACTCAAGCACGTCGCTGCAGAGATAGGCAAGGCATACGGCTTAACACTTAATGACGTAAAACGTTCATATTAAACAAATAGCATATAAGTTATGACACATAAATTTTATTTCATTATAGCGCTGCTGTTGCTGCCACTTATAGGTAGAGCACAGCTGAACAAGGAACTCTTGCGCAATGGTGGCTTTGAGGAGTATGCACAGCCTGTAGCACCTCCCGTAAACAATAATGATGATGAGGGCGACGAGGAAGAAGAGGAGGAAGAGGAAGTAGAAACCTTCAATCCTTATCAGAAGCCACTTTTCTGGTATATCAGTGATCAGCTGGGCTACTCAAGGGTGAAGGATGCACATAGCGGAGAGTTCGCCATAAAGGTTTACCCTAATGGTCATTCCTTCTACTCACGTGACAAAGACTTCAATATCAACTGTATCAATATCAAAGCAGAGGGCGAATACAAGCTTTCTTACTGGTATAAGGGTAAGGCGAAGAATCCAAATATTGTTGCAATCGTCGACTGGTACAAGGGAAATAAGATCGTGAGAAAGGATCGTCTAAGTAGCGAGAAGGTCACACGTTTCACAAGCGAATGGCAGCAGAAAACGATTACGCTAACTGCTCCTGCTGGTGTTGACAAGGCTGGTATTGGCTTTGAAATCGAATACGATGCCTCGGCGAACGATGGTGGTTATATCCTCTTTGACGACATCTCTTTCATGCAGACTAAGGAAGCTCAGAAAGAACCAACCCTTACCGCACCAACAGCTGTCAAGGCACAGGTGCAACAGCGTGAGATAGAGCTGTCATGGGCTGCTGTCTCTGAAACGGGTGTGACTTATGAGATACGTTGTAACGACAAGGTGATAGCAAAGACAGAAGGAACTTCTTACGTTGTCGAAAAGCTTACACCAAACACTTCTTATCGTTTCACCGTGACTACTATCAAGGGCGAGGAGACCTCAAAGCCTTCTCAGGTAGTCAGCGAGCGTACAATACAAATGAGTGAGAATGCTGACTATGAGGGTAGAATCCCTTACCTCTATACTATACGTGAAGACGGAGCTTGTCCACAGACATTACGCCTTTATTATAACGATCTGGCAAATCCTGATGCACTCATCACCTATAAGATTGATGGAGTGAGCGTTACACCAGAGGGAAGTGTTCTTACTTTCCCAAGCAAAGGACGTCATATCCTACAGATTGAAATAGAGGAAGCCCCAGAACGTAAGTGGGAAATTGAATATAAACTGAATGTCGACTAACAATGAAAAAAATACTTT of the Prevotella melaninogenica genome contains:
- a CDS encoding DUF4856 domain-containing protein, which produces MKQKTFIYSLLLLLVSALSSCSQWEGETVESAYREPQIPDPSYQFKRNGSSSVDYLECSLLRDPLDYIYSSYLRPANIMYEGTMARVKGYYNDGEFGLKPREELAASSLHKADRTRILKDVEDIFETTGKLSGMGQPSPGTYRNHRAVQGEGGYVGIHIGDVNIAFANEKGLIVAEMFNGIVWGGIYLDKVLNVHLNDSLYKDARLRTEHERIALLPGRNYTELEHHWDLAYGYYQYWLPYVQAGGLPVLRESRIKLYNAFARGRLALTEYRYEEVLQQLQVIRAELSKVAAVRAMNLLVSDITVGNLEEDINNALVFLSQGCGAVYGLQFTVQESGKPHLSYDQVMAYINELTAGNGLWDKERLLRDEATTGSLKHVAAEIGKAYGLTLNDVKRSY
- a CDS encoding fibronectin type III domain-containing protein — translated: MTHKFYFIIALLLLPLIGRAQLNKELLRNGGFEEYAQPVAPPVNNNDDEGDEEEEEEEEVETFNPYQKPLFWYISDQLGYSRVKDAHSGEFAIKVYPNGHSFYSRDKDFNINCINIKAEGEYKLSYWYKGKAKNPNIVAIVDWYKGNKIVRKDRLSSEKVTRFTSEWQQKTITLTAPAGVDKAGIGFEIEYDASANDGGYILFDDISFMQTKEAQKEPTLTAPTAVKAQVQQREIELSWAAVSETGVTYEIRCNDKVIAKTEGTSYVVEKLTPNTSYRFTVTTIKGEETSKPSQVVSERTIQMSENADYEGRIPYLYTIREDGACPQTLRLYYNDLANPDALITYKIDGVSVTPEGSVLTFPSKGRHILQIEIEEAPERKWEIEYKLNVD
- a CDS encoding DUF4302 domain-containing protein gives rise to the protein MLPLLLLAACSSNDDDFDKSPSQRSSESIASLKDELVNAPHGWRVIYFPKTDSLLFSNPSELIPHSGFRGRYGYGGDCFTMKFNTDNTVEMRADYTAQSVATAQRSEYLVSRNSYTQLSFITYNYLHQLVNDRFAGSSDFLYVGKNEDGELVFRTASYLQPAREYIVFTKLKSTEDTLLTVQKAYENRTFFEQMINPQLLIHRGGRTYFRSDLYIKRKVETNEALLREIEEKKYYLFLFTQKKNPIPDYPAKEITGLGSGYSGTEQGLTFRAGLRYDSKTMFFDFERVGDRFVAELVSVYDPLLRRSRLVSKHLHPEGEFTGIRAEIYDAPVE
- a CDS encoding putative zinc-binding metallopeptidase encodes the protein MKKIFIALLAAVILVGCGDEKLNDRSVVDEGRKQIESTELDKWILDNITKPYGIEVVYRWEKNASATGTFIYPPKIEKVRAVLEAVKTLGLETYELDEVGGKGFLRGRAPIRLYLYGGANPDENGVERLYNHRLTAAEMCLYHVNNFEASDSDKVYVLMRSVHHQLAKRLMQLIPYNRDKFLSISGNRYTGSTELISAPLSYARTGKEKFGLDGYANKRGFYTMLSFLSAEDDFAEIISATLTSKPKELADAALTAQTPDTDIDPEVSQRYAKEAEQAYKEFMAKQAFVNEYVQKSWQVNLKQMQDICVRRLYSYVKQH
- a CDS encoding RagB/SusD family nutrient uptake outer membrane protein, with protein sequence MSTKIYLLLFAAAAFLFSSCNNYLDKSPDSELDVEIDTEEKIAELLTGAYPEASYIPFLEPRTDNVEERANGIHSQLNESMFFWEDYDQEDLDTPLNYWNACYKGIAQANKALELLSRYPKTDRVKALYGEAFLLRAYLHFMLVNIWAEPYGGKATDMGIPYITKPEKHALVDYERGTVSEVYEQIEKDLKLGISLVSDKYYKHPKFHFNKKAAYAFASRFYLMKGDWKSVVAYADYVLGGDPKQQLRPWRQYANEYEFNHKNLFRRYNATDEPANLLMTTTESRLARTLPTEKYGPTIGTVDKVFTQTGIEGARDYEKMNFIGTYIFTASPAPVTTGRYLAKFDELSNVESIGSKPRGLYVTNVLFTVDEVLLNRMEAYAMLKEYNRAIDDYLQYMQGKFGFFPSIERAVYTSTNSNNYNIYTPFYGLTLKQLAMVKLFLDFRRKEFYQEGLRWFDIRRFHLAVKRSSKSSYYFPLEKDDPRKVLQIPAEAIQRGLAPNPRERNEPIR